A genomic stretch from Halogranum gelatinilyticum includes:
- a CDS encoding SprT-like domain-containing protein, which yields MVADDAVPDAYETLDSHAALVAWSRRYAHTQTETTDLAVDLSRVEWEVSTRAKRRAAAVKRPRIPDAAVGTPVDWSSHDATADPHPPTCTVSLTWEAAQSFDREEWAATLRHELVHVEQFQRFGTTNHGSRFKHRAETLDTPVKCRRFATPKFVLSCGDCEQVVARRYRDCKLVREHSQYQSSCCAAALRCQRVNSQ from the coding sequence ATCGTGGCAGACGACGCCGTCCCCGACGCGTACGAGACCCTCGACAGCCACGCCGCCCTAGTCGCGTGGTCCCGCCGCTACGCCCACACCCAAACCGAGACAACCGACCTCGCAGTCGACCTCTCGCGCGTCGAGTGGGAGGTCTCGACTCGCGCCAAACGCCGCGCCGCCGCCGTCAAACGCCCGCGCATCCCCGACGCCGCGGTCGGCACGCCAGTCGACTGGTCCAGTCACGACGCAACGGCCGACCCCCACCCGCCGACCTGCACCGTCTCACTCACCTGGGAAGCAGCCCAGAGCTTCGACCGCGAGGAGTGGGCCGCAACCCTCCGACACGAACTCGTCCACGTCGAGCAGTTCCAGCGGTTCGGGACGACTAACCACGGCTCCCGGTTCAAGCACCGCGCCGAAACGCTCGACACGCCGGTCAAGTGCCGACGCTTCGCGACGCCGAAGTTCGTCCTCTCCTGTGGCGACTGCGAGCAGGTCGTGGCGCGTCGCTACCGCGACTGCAAACTCGTCCGCGAACACAGCCAGTATCAGTCTTCGTGCTGTGCCGCAGCCCTCCGCTGCCAGCGCGTCAACAGCCAGTAG
- a CDS encoding ABC1 kinase family protein, which yields MDDDTTRSSLAAAVADGVSSDADGAAADEQSAASDTDADTDWLRLRALVRLVAVVREFLPLALTYLRDRRRFLLFGRRRQVTADQQTARAERLLDSLVALGPTFIKLGQILSTRPDALPRTYIDVLSRLQDRVPADDWDEVRPVVESDLGPVDEVFDDFDTEPISGASLGQVYTARVDGQQVAVKVLRPDIRPRVEADLRVIDALMPLLTATAPQGQAYTLQNLGREFADAIREEMDYAHEAAMLRTIRDNFADDESIIVPEVLVDHSSPRVLTMEYVDGIKIDDVDALDEAGIDRTALIRRLESAYIQMILEDGVFHADPHPGNLAVKRDGSIVFYDFGMTGRVSQELQNNILDFYVAIARDDIDGVIDAFVAMDALDPTADRELMREVFDLAIESFRGNDLDDYRIEQLVGEFQSNIYEFPLRLPQQVALIVRVTTVLDGVAGTLDPEFDVIALITDYVREEGYGEEGVKRVVESTQKEIQATAQSLVRVPPKLERVLDRAERGNLALGIVLAGGREEPWDRFAKRLCLGILLAASVAATLLLVATTTGPVPLVAAAGTAVLCLLFAQSLRGKRGLRVSPQFTRQEMRQRRRE from the coding sequence ATGGACGACGACACCACCCGGTCCTCGCTCGCCGCCGCCGTCGCAGACGGCGTGAGCTCCGACGCCGACGGTGCGGCCGCCGACGAGCAGTCCGCCGCGAGCGACACGGACGCCGACACCGACTGGCTCCGCCTGCGCGCGCTCGTCCGACTCGTCGCCGTCGTCCGCGAGTTCCTCCCGCTCGCGCTCACGTATCTCCGGGACCGCCGACGCTTCCTCCTCTTCGGCCGTCGCCGACAGGTCACGGCCGACCAGCAGACCGCCCGCGCCGAACGGCTGCTCGACAGCCTCGTCGCGCTCGGGCCGACGTTCATCAAACTCGGCCAGATCCTCTCGACCCGCCCCGACGCCCTCCCGCGGACCTACATCGACGTCCTCTCGCGGCTCCAGGACCGCGTGCCCGCCGACGATTGGGACGAAGTACGCCCCGTCGTCGAGAGCGACCTCGGCCCGGTCGACGAGGTCTTCGACGACTTCGACACCGAGCCCATCAGCGGCGCGAGCCTCGGGCAGGTCTACACCGCCCGCGTCGACGGCCAGCAGGTCGCGGTGAAGGTGCTCCGCCCGGACATCCGCCCGCGCGTCGAAGCCGACCTCCGGGTCATCGACGCGCTCATGCCCCTGCTCACGGCCACTGCACCCCAGGGACAGGCGTACACCCTGCAGAACTTAGGGCGAGAGTTCGCCGACGCCATCCGCGAGGAGATGGACTACGCCCACGAGGCGGCGATGCTCCGGACCATCCGCGACAACTTCGCCGACGACGAGTCGATCATCGTCCCCGAGGTGCTCGTCGACCACTCCTCGCCGCGCGTGCTGACGATGGAGTACGTCGACGGTATCAAGATCGACGACGTCGACGCGCTCGACGAGGCCGGTATCGACCGGACGGCACTCATCCGCCGCCTCGAATCCGCGTACATCCAGATGATTCTCGAAGACGGCGTCTTCCACGCCGACCCGCATCCGGGAAATCTGGCGGTCAAGCGCGACGGCTCGATCGTCTTCTACGACTTCGGCATGACCGGCCGGGTGTCTCAGGAACTTCAGAACAACATCCTCGACTTCTACGTCGCCATCGCCCGCGACGACATCGACGGCGTCATCGACGCCTTCGTCGCGATGGACGCGCTGGACCCGACGGCCGACCGCGAACTGATGCGCGAGGTGTTCGACCTCGCCATCGAGTCGTTCCGCGGCAACGACCTCGACGACTACCGCATCGAGCAGCTGGTCGGCGAGTTCCAGTCGAACATCTACGAGTTTCCCCTTCGCTTGCCTCAGCAGGTCGCGCTCATCGTCCGGGTGACGACGGTCCTCGACGGCGTCGCCGGGACGCTCGACCCCGAGTTCGACGTCATCGCGCTCATCACCGACTACGTCCGCGAGGAGGGCTACGGCGAGGAAGGCGTCAAGCGCGTCGTCGAGTCGACGCAGAAAGAGATTCAGGCCACTGCACAGTCGCTGGTTCGGGTACCGCCCAAACTCGAACGCGTCCTCGACCGTGCGGAACGCGGCAACCTCGCGCTGGGCATCGTCCTCGCGGGCGGCCGCGAGGAGCCGTGGGACCGCTTCGCCAAACGGCTCTGTCTCGGCATCCTGCTGGCGGCGAGCGTCGCCGCGACCCTGCTGCTCGTCGCGACGACGACCGGACCCGTCCCGCTCGTCGCGGCTGCCGGGACCGCCGTCCTCTGCCTGCTGTTCGCCCAGTCACTCCGCGGCAAGCGCGGCCTCCGCGTCAGCCCGCAGTTCACGCGCCAGGAGATGCGGCAGCGACGACGCGAGTAG
- a CDS encoding urease subunit beta yields the protein MTEESLVPGEVIPGDGTVTINEGRKEATVSVANTGDRPVQVGSHFHFFEVNKALDFDRETAFGMRLDIPAGTAVRFEPGDEREVDLVAYAGKQRITGMNSLVDGATSRGAREDALKRARDAGFKGA from the coding sequence ATGACTGAGGAGTCACTCGTCCCCGGCGAAGTGATTCCGGGCGACGGCACCGTCACCATCAACGAGGGGCGGAAGGAAGCGACCGTCAGCGTCGCCAACACGGGCGACCGGCCGGTCCAGGTCGGCTCGCATTTCCACTTCTTCGAGGTGAACAAGGCGCTCGACTTCGACCGCGAGACCGCCTTCGGGATGCGACTCGACATCCCCGCGGGCACAGCCGTCCGGTTCGAACCCGGCGACGAGCGCGAGGTCGACCTCGTCGCCTACGCAGGCAAGCAGCGTATCACCGGCATGAACAGCCTCGTCGACGGCGCGACGAGTCGTGGCGCGCGCGAGGACGCACTGAAACGTGCCCGCGACGCCGGATTCAAGGGGGCCTGA
- a CDS encoding bacterio-opsin activator domain-containing protein yields the protein MDDTKQYNEHARAVDGEAQLQTLVDNAPVVLSALDDDGVVLLSEGRGLDALGLEPGELVGDSVFDRYDDVPTVVRNARRALAGDSFTATEEVEGISFESIYRPVFGQRGTVEWVARVSVDVTDRRQYEETLAALHGSTLALVDAETKSEVAERIVDAATDVLDLTGVVLFLFDETTNCLEPVAVSPDVESFVGEPPTYRPGTSITWDVFAEGESRVYGDVRESEFVDNPDTRVRSGLYIPLGSHGVLVAISAERDAFGEETTDLVTLFATNAEVALDRVDYEEMLRTRDDELQTQNDQLTRLNELNGTIRELVQRLIRADTREEIERAVCERLTTVDRYGLAWVGDADVVREELVPRTWAGGDHSYLDSVDRSLTPEGGSTEPACVAASRRELVAVDNVAEGLRDDPWRKEALSRDYQSVLAVPLVYEGFLYGVLTVYAARLNAFDETTSAVLSELGETIGYAINTVETRRGVLTDGTLELDIRLSETDDLLARVARSVPCRLGLEGIVPETDTAVLFVTVTDADVEEVRAAFEELVSVSAVRVVAEHDDEGLLEVVTSGETLPGTLTRHGAVPKSVTTTDDGLRALVHVAYDTDVRAFLAMLREKYPDVELVARRDRERSLDPGQGFAAELDRRLTDRQAEVLKTAYCGGFFESPRESTGEELGASLGITQPTFNHHLRAGQRKLFDQLYDGEGRRLDE from the coding sequence TTGGATGACACGAAACAGTACAACGAGCACGCACGGGCCGTCGACGGGGAAGCACAGTTACAGACACTCGTAGACAACGCGCCGGTCGTCCTGTCGGCACTGGACGACGACGGCGTCGTCCTGCTCTCGGAGGGGAGAGGGCTGGACGCGCTCGGACTCGAACCGGGAGAGCTCGTCGGCGACTCCGTGTTCGACCGCTACGACGACGTACCGACCGTCGTCCGTAACGCCCGTCGGGCACTCGCTGGCGACTCGTTCACCGCGACCGAGGAGGTCGAGGGCATCAGTTTCGAGAGCATCTACCGGCCGGTCTTCGGCCAACGGGGCACCGTCGAGTGGGTCGCTCGGGTGTCCGTCGACGTCACCGACCGCCGCCAGTACGAGGAGACGCTGGCCGCGCTCCACGGGTCGACGCTCGCACTGGTCGACGCCGAAACGAAGAGCGAGGTCGCCGAACGCATCGTCGACGCCGCGACCGACGTACTCGATCTGACCGGCGTCGTCCTCTTTCTGTTCGACGAGACGACGAACTGTCTCGAACCCGTCGCGGTCTCGCCCGACGTCGAGTCGTTCGTCGGCGAGCCGCCGACCTACCGTCCGGGGACGTCGATCACCTGGGACGTCTTCGCGGAGGGCGAATCGCGCGTCTACGGCGACGTCCGAGAGTCGGAGTTCGTCGACAACCCCGACACGCGCGTCCGCAGCGGTCTCTACATTCCGTTGGGGAGCCACGGCGTCCTGGTCGCCATCTCCGCCGAGCGCGACGCCTTCGGGGAGGAGACCACCGACCTCGTGACGCTGTTCGCGACGAACGCCGAGGTCGCCCTCGACCGCGTCGACTACGAGGAGATGCTTCGCACACGCGACGACGAGTTACAGACGCAGAACGACCAGCTCACCCGACTCAACGAACTCAACGGCACCATCCGCGAGCTAGTCCAACGGCTCATCCGCGCCGACACACGCGAGGAGATCGAGCGCGCCGTCTGCGAGCGGCTGACGACCGTCGACCGCTACGGGCTGGCGTGGGTCGGCGACGCCGACGTGGTCCGCGAAGAGCTGGTCCCGCGCACCTGGGCCGGTGGCGACCACAGCTATCTCGACAGCGTCGACCGGTCGCTCACGCCCGAGGGCGGTTCGACCGAGCCAGCCTGCGTCGCGGCGAGCAGGCGTGAACTCGTCGCCGTCGACAACGTCGCCGAGGGACTCCGGGACGACCCGTGGCGCAAGGAGGCACTGTCGCGCGACTACCAGTCCGTCCTCGCCGTCCCGCTCGTCTACGAGGGCTTCCTCTACGGCGTGCTCACGGTCTACGCCGCCCGGCTGAACGCCTTCGACGAGACCACCTCGGCGGTCCTCAGCGAACTCGGCGAGACCATCGGCTACGCCATCAACACCGTCGAGACGAGACGGGGCGTGTTGACCGACGGGACGCTCGAACTCGACATCCGGCTCTCGGAGACCGACGACCTGCTGGCCCGCGTCGCGCGGAGCGTACCGTGTCGGCTGGGCTTGGAGGGAATCGTCCCCGAGACGGACACGGCCGTGTTGTTCGTGACCGTCACCGACGCCGACGTCGAGGAGGTTCGCGCGGCCTTCGAGGAGCTGGTGAGCGTCTCGGCGGTCCGCGTCGTCGCCGAACACGACGACGAGGGGCTGCTGGAAGTCGTGACGAGCGGCGAGACGCTGCCGGGGACGTTGACCCGACACGGGGCCGTCCCGAAGTCCGTCACCACGACCGACGACGGCCTGCGCGCCTTGGTCCACGTCGCCTACGACACCGACGTCCGGGCCTTCTTGGCGATGCTCCGCGAGAAGTATCCCGACGTCGAACTGGTGGCCCGCCGCGACCGGGAGCGGTCGCTCGACCCCGGACAGGGCTTCGCGGCCGAACTCGACCGACGGCTGACCGACCGACAGGCGGAGGTGTTGAAGACGGCGTACTGCGGCGGCTTCTTCGAGTCGCCACGCGAGAGCACCGGCGAGGAACTCGGTGCCTCGCTCGGCATCACCCAGCCGACGTTCAACCACCATCTCCGGGCTGGCCAACGGAAGCTGTTCGACCAGCTCTACGACGGCGAGGGTCGCCGTCTAGATGAATAG
- a CDS encoding HFX_2341 family transcriptional regulator domain-containing protein: protein MDDSRGLHSVRRVHIAPLGYEHDRILLPATRYDADLLYLLGPTTPSSSSPDYHDDLVARLVETGIEVERVDVDLQDIYDVLGRTTTLVARHGDDEVLVNVSSGTALAAVGTTIACMTTHATAYTVEPETNAHDVHREPRTTGVANVESLPDYPIESPTRPQIAVMDYLAKQAEKGYTVRKRDLIEFAENADLRFMVDPPTTNRQSKYRRLQSAVVDPLTEKGYLDVRSAGRRKLVSLTDIGHSVYVAFEHKLKFG from the coding sequence ATGGACGACTCACGTGGACTCCACTCGGTGCGGCGCGTCCACATCGCCCCGCTCGGGTACGAACACGACCGCATCCTCCTGCCCGCGACGCGGTACGACGCCGACCTCCTCTACCTGCTCGGGCCGACGACGCCCTCGTCGTCGTCACCCGACTACCACGACGACCTCGTCGCCAGGCTCGTCGAGACCGGTATCGAAGTCGAACGCGTCGACGTCGACCTCCAAGACATCTACGACGTGCTCGGCCGGACGACCACGCTCGTCGCCCGACACGGCGACGACGAGGTGCTGGTCAACGTTTCCAGTGGGACCGCGTTGGCGGCCGTCGGCACCACCATCGCCTGCATGACGACCCACGCGACGGCCTACACCGTCGAACCCGAGACCAACGCCCACGACGTTCACCGCGAACCGCGGACCACGGGCGTCGCGAACGTCGAGTCCCTCCCGGACTACCCCATCGAGTCGCCGACCCGCCCACAGATCGCGGTGATGGACTATCTCGCGAAACAGGCTGAGAAGGGCTACACCGTCCGCAAGCGCGACCTCATCGAGTTCGCCGAGAACGCAGACCTCCGGTTCATGGTCGACCCGCCGACGACGAACCGCCAGTCGAAGTACCGGCGACTCCAGAGCGCGGTCGTCGACCCGCTGACGGAGAAGGGCTATCTCGACGTGCGGAGCGCGGGCCGCCGGAAACTCGTCTCGCTGACCGACATCGGCCACAGCGTCTACGTCGCCTTCGAGCACAAACTGAAATTCGGATAA
- a CDS encoding Lrp/AsnC family transcriptional regulator — MDERDIRLLKAIADLETGSPEQLHEETGIPVSTIHYRLNNLRDEGIIVNDLYDIDLDALGLGVTVIVEILADYSGSHETVGEKITDIEGVTQVYFTMGETDFVVIAQLSSSDMVERLISDFESVPEVERTNSTFVISTLRESHRALQQYSLDTLVDELADE; from the coding sequence ATGGACGAGCGTGACATCAGACTGCTGAAGGCCATCGCGGACCTCGAAACCGGGAGTCCCGAACAGCTCCACGAGGAGACGGGGATTCCCGTTTCGACGATCCACTACCGGCTGAACAACCTTCGGGACGAAGGCATCATCGTCAACGACCTCTACGACATCGACCTCGACGCGCTGGGACTCGGTGTGACCGTCATCGTCGAGATTCTGGCCGACTACAGCGGCAGCCACGAGACGGTCGGCGAGAAGATCACCGATATCGAAGGCGTCACGCAGGTCTACTTCACGATGGGCGAGACCGACTTCGTCGTCATCGCCCAACTCTCCTCCAGCGACATGGTCGAACGGCTCATCAGCGACTTCGAGTCCGTCCCCGAGGTCGAACGCACCAACTCGACGTTCGTCATCTCGACGCTCAGAGAGAGCCACCGCGCGCTCCAACAGTACAGCCTCGACACGCTCGTCGACGAACTCGCCGACGAGTAG
- a CDS encoding universal stress protein yields MYETILHATDGSPYSAAAAENAVDLAAQYDAALHVVSVVETDVAFSETISEQILEDLEKRGQQAVDAVAERAAESGVSDVHTAVVQGTPHRAILDYADEHGVDLVVVGTHGRTGLDRLLLGSVAERVLRTAELPVLVVRGEPEEEEEEEEEEEE; encoded by the coding sequence ATGTACGAGACCATCCTCCACGCGACCGACGGCAGCCCCTACTCCGCGGCCGCCGCGGAGAACGCCGTCGACCTCGCCGCACAGTACGACGCCGCACTCCACGTCGTCTCGGTCGTCGAGACGGACGTCGCCTTCTCGGAGACCATCTCCGAACAGATTCTGGAGGACCTCGAAAAGCGCGGCCAGCAGGCGGTCGACGCAGTCGCCGAGCGCGCGGCCGAAAGCGGCGTGAGCGACGTCCACACCGCCGTCGTCCAGGGGACACCCCACCGCGCCATCCTCGACTACGCCGACGAGCACGGGGTCGACCTCGTCGTCGTCGGCACCCACGGCCGGACGGGACTCGACCGGCTGCTGCTCGGCAGCGTCGCCGAGCGGGTGCTCCGGACGGCGGAGCTGCCGGTGTTGGTCGTCCGTGGCGAGCCAGAAGAGGAAGAGGAAGAGGAAGAGGAAGAGGAGGAGTGA
- a CDS encoding NADP-dependent oxidoreductase, with the protein MTDLPETNRQYHLAKRPTGEPDMDTFELVEADVPEPDANEVLVKTLYLSVDPYMRGRMRDAESYAEPWDVGEPMQAGVVGEVVASNHAAFGEGDVVVGNLDWAEYTAADGGELTAIDPDVAPVSTALGVVGMPGRTAYFGLLDVAGPKPGDTVVVSGAAGAVGSVVGQLAREAGCRVVGFAGSDTKTEWLTDELGFDAAINYKTTDDLSAALADAAPDGVDVYFDNVGGPITDAVFNQLNVDARVAVCGQISQYNAIELPTGPRKLGTLIQKRASVEGFLVSDFQPRFEEATTRLAGWVADGTIQYRETVTEGFENAPDAFLGLFEGENIGKQLVKVAERSE; encoded by the coding sequence ATGACCGACCTCCCCGAGACCAACCGCCAGTACCACCTCGCCAAGCGACCGACCGGCGAGCCCGACATGGACACCTTCGAACTCGTCGAGGCAGACGTTCCCGAGCCGGACGCGAACGAAGTGCTCGTCAAGACGCTCTATCTCTCCGTCGACCCCTATATGCGGGGCCGGATGCGGGACGCCGAGTCCTACGCGGAGCCGTGGGACGTCGGCGAGCCGATGCAGGCCGGTGTCGTCGGCGAAGTCGTCGCCTCGAACCACGCCGCGTTCGGCGAGGGCGACGTCGTCGTCGGCAACCTCGACTGGGCCGAGTACACGGCCGCGGACGGCGGCGAGCTGACCGCCATCGACCCGGACGTCGCGCCCGTCTCAACCGCGCTCGGCGTCGTCGGGATGCCCGGCCGGACGGCCTACTTCGGCCTGCTCGACGTCGCGGGACCGAAACCAGGCGACACCGTCGTCGTCTCCGGTGCGGCGGGCGCGGTTGGCTCTGTGGTCGGCCAGTTGGCGCGCGAGGCTGGCTGTCGCGTCGTCGGCTTCGCCGGGTCGGACACCAAGACAGAGTGGCTCACGGACGAGTTGGGCTTCGACGCGGCGATCAACTACAAGACGACCGACGACCTCTCGGCCGCGCTCGCGGACGCCGCGCCCGACGGCGTGGACGTCTACTTCGACAACGTCGGCGGTCCCATCACGGACGCCGTCTTCAATCAGTTGAACGTCGACGCCCGCGTCGCGGTCTGCGGGCAGATCTCGCAGTACAACGCGATCGAACTACCCACTGGACCCCGAAAGCTCGGGACGCTCATCCAGAAGCGCGCGAGCGTCGAAGGCTTCCTCGTCAGCGACTTCCAGCCGCGGTTCGAGGAGGCGACGACGCGGCTGGCCGGCTGGGTCGCAGACGGCACCATCCAGTACCGCGAGACGGTGACCGAAGGCTTCGAGAACGCCCCCGACGCGTTCCTCGGGCTGTTCGAGGGCGAGAACATCGGCAAGCAGCTCGTGAAGGTCGCCGAGCGGTCCGAATAG
- a CDS encoding response regulator, with protein MTTDDETTHSADDEASRTDESESDRPVVLVVEDQPAVAETYRQMLADRYTVRVATDGGAALAALSTGVDVVLLDRTMPGISGEEILAEIRDRGSECRMAMVTAVEPDVDIVEMGFDAYVQKPPTRAELVATVEDLLRRSRYAADLRNYCTALSKQATLAAAEKPMAAHPEYATLVADIEATGERLQAAAVDLTDDMAFLSVIRHIDETPGVDA; from the coding sequence ATGACCACAGACGACGAGACGACTCACTCGGCCGACGACGAAGCCAGTCGGACAGACGAAAGCGAGAGCGACCGGCCGGTCGTCCTCGTGGTCGAAGACCAGCCCGCAGTCGCCGAGACCTACCGGCAGATGCTCGCGGACCGCTACACGGTCCGCGTTGCGACCGACGGAGGGGCGGCACTCGCCGCCCTCTCGACGGGCGTCGACGTCGTGTTGCTCGACCGCACGATGCCCGGCATATCGGGCGAGGAGATACTCGCGGAGATCCGTGACCGTGGCTCCGAGTGCCGGATGGCGATGGTGACCGCCGTCGAGCCCGACGTCGACATCGTCGAGATGGGCTTCGACGCCTACGTCCAGAAGCCGCCGACGCGGGCGGAGCTGGTCGCGACGGTCGAGGACCTCCTCCGCCGGAGTCGCTACGCCGCGGATCTCCGGAACTACTGCACCGCCCTGTCGAAACAGGCGACGCTGGCGGCTGCCGAGAAGCCGATGGCGGCCCACCCGGAGTACGCGACGTTGGTGGCCGACATCGAAGCGACGGGCGAGCGACTGCAGGCGGCCGCGGTGGACCTCACCGACGACATGGCGTTTCTCTCCGTTATCCGCCACATCGACGAGACGCCCGGCGTCGACGCCTGA
- a CDS encoding HoxN/HupN/NixA family nickel/cobalt transporter: MSAESVGVALATAGLLGVTHAIEPDHVAGISSLTSRYGDARLSALVGACFSLGHAAVVVVWVGLAYLVLGSTSFPPILDTVGTTAAGVILGLFGAMMAVSGLRAAVYEHDHGGESHSHVHVGLPFFGTTDHDSHAEHDRSVRAYLKTGLVGALFTLSPPLSMLAFTSTLLPQFDGGVVGLAVTTYAVSITVAMSLIGAGAGAVFGLTQGRGVRAFGAVQTVAGVGVVALAATMVLGAVGTPF; encoded by the coding sequence ATGAGTGCAGAGTCGGTCGGTGTCGCGCTCGCGACGGCCGGATTGCTCGGCGTCACCCACGCCATCGAACCCGACCACGTCGCGGGCATCTCATCGCTCACGAGTCGCTACGGCGACGCCCGGCTGTCGGCACTCGTCGGGGCCTGTTTCAGCCTCGGCCACGCCGCCGTCGTCGTCGTCTGGGTCGGACTGGCCTATCTCGTCCTCGGCAGCACGTCGTTCCCGCCGATTCTCGACACGGTCGGGACGACGGCCGCAGGCGTCATCCTCGGTCTCTTCGGTGCCATGATGGCCGTCTCGGGTCTCCGTGCCGCGGTCTACGAACACGACCACGGCGGCGAGAGTCACAGCCACGTCCACGTCGGTCTGCCGTTCTTCGGGACGACCGACCACGACAGCCACGCCGAACACGACCGGAGCGTCCGAGCCTATCTGAAGACCGGTCTCGTCGGGGCACTGTTCACGCTCTCACCCCCGCTCAGTATGCTCGCGTTCACGTCGACGCTCCTGCCGCAGTTCGACGGCGGCGTCGTCGGCCTCGCGGTGACGACCTACGCGGTCAGCATCACCGTCGCGATGAGTCTCATCGGCGCGGGAGCGGGTGCCGTCTTCGGCCTGACGCAGGGTCGCGGCGTGCGGGCCTTCGGCGCGGTCCAGACCGTCGCCGGTGTCGGCGTCGTCGCGCTCGCGGCCACGATGGTCCTCGGCGCGGTCGGCACGCCGTTCTGA
- a CDS encoding universal stress protein, whose amino-acid sequence MTFVVPFDGSELATAALDRAVTLGDALGEPVVAVSVVRRNDAPYARKKGWLDADEPFDLETIVERLREQVAEAAPDAEFRHTTIGRFTTDSEVARAIRGLTREVDATVVFVGSDNAGRIVSSLSSIGTKVATDVAYDVYIVRS is encoded by the coding sequence ATGACGTTTGTCGTCCCGTTTGATGGCTCCGAACTGGCAACAGCCGCCCTCGACCGCGCGGTCACCCTCGGCGACGCCCTCGGCGAACCTGTGGTCGCAGTCAGCGTCGTCCGACGGAACGACGCCCCCTACGCCCGCAAGAAGGGATGGCTCGACGCCGACGAGCCGTTCGACCTCGAAACGATCGTCGAGAGACTCCGCGAACAGGTCGCCGAGGCTGCCCCCGACGCCGAGTTCCGCCACACCACCATCGGCCGGTTCACGACGGATTCGGAGGTCGCACGGGCGATTCGGGGCCTCACAAGGGAGGTCGACGCGACGGTCGTCTTCGTCGGCAGCGACAACGCGGGCCGCATCGTCTCGTCGCTGTCGAGCATCGGAACGAAAGTCGCGACCGACGTCGCCTACGACGTCTACATCGTGCGGAGCTGA